The region AGAATAAAATATTGCGGCCCGCCAGGATATTAACCAACCTAAAAAAGCGGCTAAAAAATTTAACACAAAATAGACGTATAACTGGGTTTTTTGACTTACCAAACGGTCTAAATAGGATTTTTTAGGACGATTGATAATGTCTTTTTTAGCATCGTAAAAGTTATTAATGATGTAACCGGAAGCAATGGCAAAGGTAGAAGCAATTACTAATACAAATAAACGCCAATCTAATAATACATCTAACGCACGTTTTTCGGGTGCCAATATGTAAATAGCAGATAAATACTGCGCTAAGGCAATAACAAAAATATTATAGCCACGCACTACAGAGAAAAAACTCAGAATTTTAGTGAGTAGTAATTTTGTATTACGGCTTAGCATAGTTCAAATTCCGAAACTTGTTCAGAAAGACAAAAATTTTAAAATTGATATACCACTTCTAACTTATAGTCTTTCAAGGACGATTTGGCTTTCTCTAAGTCTTCTGTAAAACCTAAAATATAGCCACCGCCACCAGAACCACATAATTTTAAATAATAATCGTTGGTATCAATTCCTTTTTGCCATACTTGATGGAATTGCTCAGGAATCATTGGTTTAAAGTTATTCAAGACAACTTTAGACAATTCTTTTGTGTTTTGGAATAAGTTTTTGAAATCCCCATGTAAAAAGTTCTCTACACATTTATCGGTATATTTAATAAACTGAGATTTCAACATGGTACGGAATCCTTGATCTTTCAAATTTTCCATAAAAATATTCACCATAGGTGCGGTTTCTCCCACTATTCCAGAATCAATTAAAAAAACCGCTCCTTTTCCAGAAGTAGATTGACTCGGAATTCCAGTTGGCTCAATATTATCTTTAGAATTGATTAAAATAGGTAAACTTAAATACGAATTTAACGGATCTAATCCAGAACTTTTACCATGAAAGAAAGATTCCATCTGTGAAAAAATTGCTTTTAATTGCAATAATTTCTCTCTCGTTAAGTTCTCTAATACTGTAATTTTGTTTGTTGCGTATTTATCATAAATAGCTGCCACTAAAGCACCACTACTTCCTACTCCATATCCTTGTGGTATACTAGAATCAAAGTACATTCCAGCCGTCACATCTTTTTGAAGCGCTTCTAAATTAAACGTAACTAATTCGGGCTGTTCGGTTTGTAATTGTTCCAAATAAGCCGTAAATTTCACTAAACTTTCATTTGATTTTTTTGCTTCATCGGAAGGATTTTCGTCCATTTTTAAAGCACCATTATAAAAGTTATAAGGTATAGAAAGACCTTTTGAATCTTGGATAATTCCATATTCTCCAAAAAGTAAAATTTTAGAATAAAAAAGTGGTCCTTTCATATTTTAATTGACAATTAATAATGAATAATTAAAAATTATTAATTTTTGAAGTATTAATTATACTCGTAAGTATTCGCAATATTTCAATATTTTTATCTTTTACATTTTGAAACTCGTCATTTGTTAAGTAATTTGTTTCAAACAACAAATCTAACCAATAATCTGTTTCATTTGCTTCTTTTAATGAAATTGATAGTTTATGTATGAAATCAGCTTTACTTTGAGCATGTTCTGATTCTCTAACATTTGCACCTATTGAAGTTCCAGCTCGCAATAATTGTTTTGACAATACAAATTCATTTTTACTAACTAAAACCTTATAAAGGTACACTATTTCTTTTGCAAATTCAAATGTTTTATTTTTTATAACATTATCCCTTACCATTATCAACTGTTAATTATTAATTATCAATTGACTTCCATTCCCAATTTCATCGCAAATATACTGACCATTTTGACAATAGCCAACTAATTCACTCTGAATAAATTGCAATACTTGTTCTTTTACATTATTTGGATATAAAACATGTACATTTGCCCCTGCATCTAGTGTAAAACAAACCGGAATATTTGTTTCTGCTCTAAATTTCCATATTTTATTAATTATTTCTAAGGTATTAGGTTTCATTAAAATAAAGTAAGGCATAGAAGTCATCATCATCGCATGCAAAGTCAAAGCTTCACTTTCCACAATTTTTATAAATTCAGCAACATTTCCTATTTTAAGAATATCCACTAATAAAGAAATATTTTCATGAGCTTGTTCAAATCTTCTTGAAGCATAAGGATGCCCGTGCATTAAATTATGTCCAACGGTACTTGACACTTGCTTTTCGCCTTTATCAACCAATAAAATCGTATCTTGAA is a window of Flavobacterium indicum GPTSA100-9 = DSM 17447 DNA encoding:
- a CDS encoding mevalonate kinase family protein, which translates into the protein MKGPLFYSKILLFGEYGIIQDSKGLSIPYNFYNGALKMDENPSDEAKKSNESLVKFTAYLEQLQTEQPELVTFNLEALQKDVTAGMYFDSSIPQGYGVGSSGALVAAIYDKYATNKITVLENLTREKLLQLKAIFSQMESFFHGKSSGLDPLNSYLSLPILINSKDNIEPTGIPSQSTSGKGAVFLIDSGIVGETAPMVNIFMENLKDQGFRTMLKSQFIKYTDKCVENFLHGDFKNLFQNTKELSKVVLNNFKPMIPEQFHQVWQKGIDTNDYYLKLCGSGGGGYILGFTEDLEKAKSSLKDYKLEVVYQF
- a CDS encoding four helix bundle protein; its protein translation is MVRDNVIKNKTFEFAKEIVYLYKVLVSKNEFVLSKQLLRAGTSIGANVRESEHAQSKADFIHKLSISLKEANETDYWLDLLFETNYLTNDEFQNVKDKNIEILRILTSIINTSKINNF